The Vitis vinifera cultivar Pinot Noir 40024 chromosome 7, ASM3070453v1 genomic interval AAAAACATGAAGAGATTTATGCCTATTGCTTACCTTTTGCAGAAGTCCACTTGGTTAGAGCACATTTTACATGGACGCCCAATCACTGCAAGCTGCTGAACCAAAGGAGAGTTCAAACATCTAAAAAATTTGACTAACTCAAGTATCATAAAATACTTCACATGAATTCCAAATGATCTCATATCTAAAAAACATTGGCATAAAATTATTGTTGTTTACCTTACATGTTTCTTCCATGCTCATAATTGAAACTTTGTTTATCATAACAAATCTTCTATGCTCATCCTGATTACTTACCATGAACActgaaatgaaaaggaaaaaaaaaacacaaaaaatgacGATTAGTTTGGTTTGATAAATTTAGCACACACaattccttttttcttgtatgaaaaaggaaagagtaaaaaaaaaatgaatttaataattttttaaaactagcAATTATAAAACTagtttggttctcagaaaatttaTGGGAAAGCAGGGAAAAAAAAGTGTaaactttttctcttatttgattgtttatgggaaaattgagggaaaaacaaatatttatgaGGAATCTATTTAACACTTTTGAGGAACCAAAAATGTTTTAGATGTTGTCAAATCGATAattgaaatgtatttaattcaaattaaatgagtttaatcAAACACATGAAAttgtgaataaaattatttaaaagcatTGAAATTCAAGTCATTAAAGTTGTccataaaatttggtatattgaagcaagaaaaaaacaaagcaatttGAATGACTTGCTAATAAAGCAACTAACTAGAATATGCCCTAGAGTTGTTCTGTGCcctatatataagaaataaatagagaacacaataaaatataaaaaaacagaaaataaaatacaaacaaacGAAATATCCATggttctttgttattttttcttattttttcaatGGTTATAAATGGTTATTTTTGCAAACCACCAAATCAAAACAGAGCATGAAAATGTGTTCAATATTTGTTTCAGGCTTGAAgcttcaagaaaaagaaaatcttaaatcaaataaacaGGACTAGCGAATGAATTGGAACTTGAAAGAAAAGTTCAAGCGCAAAAGAATTACCTGACTCTATATTGGCGGAGTGGCACTTTGATTAATATAGCACACCATTGATCTCTATATTTGGAATGTGAGCTATATAACGCCATTCTTCCCCTTTCTCAAATTGACACCGTTTTTCCAGTAAAGGACATTTGTAGATGAACAGATAAGAGAGGGAGTCTGGAAGTCTCTCTTTTGTCAAGTATTTGAGCTTACTACAGTCATAGATCCGCAATGTTTTGAGAGAGGTGAGGTGTTGAAGACCCACTTTTGTCAAGGATTGGAGCATTGAGCACTTATTGATCCACAAACTTTCAAGAGAGGTGAGGTGTTGAAGACCCACTTTTGTCAAGGATTGGAGCATTGGGCAGTTATTGATCCACAAACTTTCAAGAGAGGTGAGGTGTTGAAGACCCACTTCTGTCAAGGATTGGAGCATTCGGCAGTTATTGATCCCTAGTGTTTTAAGAGAGGTGAGGTGTTGAAGACCCACTTTTGTCAAGGATTGGAGCATTGGGCAGTTTGCGATCTCCAATTTTTCAAGAGAGGTGAGGTGTTGAAGACCCGCTTCTGTCAATGATTGGAGCCTCGAGCATCCATAAATTTCTAATCGTTTTAGAGAGATAAGGTGTTGAAAAACCGATCCTGTCGAGAACTGGAGCTCTGGGCAGTGGTTGATCTTTAATTTTAGAAGAGAGGTGAGCTGTTGAAGACCCCCACTGTCAAGAGACTTGAGATCGGGAAATGATTCAATTTCAAGAGAAGTCAGAGAAGAGGGCAGCAAACACTCCTTGGGAAATAATTCAATGTCTTCACATCCACCTTCGATTGTGAAATGAGTAAGAGAGGTCAGCCTTTGCAAACCCCACTCCACCTGGGGCGTGAAATCGGTAATTCCAAGGTTACGTAGGTTGGAAGGCAAACCCTCTCTCTGAAACAACAATTCTGGACAAGACCCTAAATTCAACTTCTGTACAGATGACTGTCTGTGTGCCAACGACCTGAGCTTGGAGCACCTATAAATCGAACAAGACTCCAAGTTGAGAGCGTGCAATTCGATAGATTCAAGATCAGGGCAACCATCTAGAGACAGGGAACATAAAGATGTGGGATCACCCTCTGAAACCAAAATCGAGAGCTTCTCAAGCCCCTTAAGACCATCGATTGTGAAATGAGTCAACTTGGGGAAGATGCCTAATGAGAAGGATAACGAGAGAGAATCATCGATAACACCATGTTTGATTTTTAGACTTTCAAGGACTGGGAGATGACATCTGAACAACTCAGGTAGGGGAAACGCTAATTTCGAGCATTCAGAGATGAATAGTGATTTCAGTGTAGTGGGTAAACCAACTTTGTGCAGGGATCTAGAAAAACTACAATCATAGATTTTCAGATCATGTATGTTGGTTTGCGAGATTTCCTCCTCTAGCAGAGACTCCGCATAATCACATTCTCTAATTGAGAGCTGGTGTGGTGCCATTGGAAGTTGACTCCACTGAGACAcatctaaaatttcaatttctgaaGTTTGAAGAGCTGTGAAGTCACAACCTGCCATTTGCAACTGCAGTTTACCAAAATCCATCATCCTCAATTGACAAATTGCAGGAACTGTGAGTGAAGCCATAAGCAGCTGCGGACATTCACGAATTTGAAGTTCCACCAATGAAAGAAGTTGTTCTGGTAATTTCCCAGTGAGTTTGGGACACTTTCGTATAAAAAGCTTTTGGAGACGAGGGAATTCTCCACAACATAACCATTTCTCCCAATTCTTCATATCCTCAAATGATAGTGTTTCTAGGAATTGAAAGGAAGCATTCCCATAGAACTCATCACCCACACACTCTACTCCATTCATCCTTGAGATTTGCAGATATTTAAGCTGGGTTAGTTGTCCAAGTGGTGGCAATGTTGAGCAATTGCCACAACCCCGAAGCTCAAGGGACACGAGATTCAGCACTGAAGGATCTCCAAGCCAATTTGGAAATCCTTCACCAGGATAGTTTGTGATGGagagttgttttaaatttgGATGAGGTTGTAACTTGTTGAGTATATCATGCGTTGTTGCACCACTTTGTGTAACACCATTGGTACACTCGTCACCCCAATCAAAGATTAACTCATCAAGATAACTTTTATCCTTCATATTAGCCCTTGATGCATCATTGACACTCACCACATTCTCCATGTTTGAAATACAAAGTTTTCCTCGAATCTCTAACAGCTCCCCCAATTCTCCAATTCTTAATCCATCGTTTTGGCCCACAATAAATTGAGTCAACCTTTGTAAACTTTTTAATCGACCAATTCCATGACTTGACATTTCTCTCAATGAACCACATCCATCAATATCAAGATAGcgcaaattaatcaattttccCATCTTTGAAGGCAATTCATCAAGTTTTGAACATTTTCTCAGCATCATCGTTTGTAAATTGCATAAACAACATATTGATTCAGGTAAATTTTTAATCATCGTGAAAGACAAATCCAAGTAACGCAAATGTTTCAAATTACCTATCGATTTAGGCAAATCAGTTATTGCATATGCACATAATGATAACACACGTAAACACCACATTTTTGGTAATATATCTTGTAAAACCCTTTTACTCAAATAATACCAAGGTAGGTTTCCGATTAACTTCACTTCTAAGAATGTCCGAAGAGATTTAGCTCTAGTCATAACCTCAAAATTCTTAAATGCAACCAACTCAGTATAATCACTTTTAAAGTACACAAAGTGGTGAGCCTTCTCAGATACTTTTGGTAACTTAACATCATCTTCCACTCGAGCACAAAAATCTCCAGACACGTGTTGAGCCAATTCATGTATTAGATCATGCATTACAAAGCATGATCCTTTTCTTCCAatagatttttgaaagaatGACTTGGCGAGAAGTTCATCAAAATATGACTCACCTATCTCTTCCATTCTCGTTCCTTCGTTTTGTTGTGGGTGTAAAAGACCTTCTGCCATCCATAATAAAATCAGCTTCTCTTTGTAGAATTGGTGGTCCTGGGGAAAAATAGAACAATAAGCAAAACAATGCTTCAGAGGTAGAGAAAGATGATGGTAGCTTAATATCAAAGACGGAAGAATTTCGGAGCCACTCTGCGGATGCCATATTTCACTTTTCAACACATCGTCCCATTCCCTTTTTTCGACCTTAGAATACAAGAGACAGCCGAGTGCTTTCACAGCCAAAGGTAATCCTTGGCACTTGTCCACAATCTGTCTGCCTATGCGTTCAAGCTCAAGGTATGCGTTGGGGTCTCTATCTTCAAATGCATGCTTTTTAAACAGGGACCAACTATCTTCAGAGCTTAATTTCCCAAGATGATGAGTAGGGACTGCTCGCATGGTTGTTGCAACAGATTGATCACGACTGGTCATGACAATCTTGCTTCCCTCTGCTGCAGCGAGGAGTGGAGTTCGTAGAATATTCCAACCTTCACGATCGCTAAGCTCCATATAACCTTCATCACGAGGCTTTAAATTCCAGACGTCATCAAGGACAAGCAGAAATTTCTTGTTACTAAGTTTCTCTTTGAGTTGAAGCTGAAGCAAATTTAGGTTGTCAGCGGAAGTAGGCGGAGAACGAATTTCCTCAAGAATGGTTTTGGTGAGTTTGATAAGGAGAAACTCAGGGGAAACATAGACCCATGCTTTCAAGTCGAAGTGTTCCTTCACTCCCTCATCGTTATAGAGAAGCCGAGCAAGCGTGGTCTTGCCGCTGCCGCCCATGCCCACTATGGACATCACCCCCATTTTGCCGCCTGTTGTATTGTCAGAAAGCAACCACTCCATCATCTCCTTCTGAATTTCATCCCTGCCGACAACAATGGAGTCATCCTCCAAAGAAGTGGACATTCGTGATCTTGGTCTTGGTGACCGTTTCTCGCCCCCACCTTCTGCCAGCCCCAACCCAACTATTTCTCCTGCGATTTTTTCCAGTTGATCAATCGTGCCCCTGACCCTGGACTCCATGCTTTTGATAGCAAATGGAGCCTTCACACAAGCAGAGAACTTGTTCCATTTCCACGCCTTAAGAGTTCCGCCGGTTTGGGAGTCAGCAGCTTCCATCTTGCAACGCAAAGCGTCGGTAGCGATCTCGTCCAACAGGTCTTCCGCATCATACACAGCACCCTTGACATGGACGAGCCACTCTTTGACATTTGGGTTTGAAAATTGCTTCACCTCCGCATCATCGAGCACATTGAGAACAACCACGAGTTTCCTCTTCAACTCGTTGAGGAGTTCATCGCTAAGGTTCCGTCGCCGAATGAAGTTTATGAGCTCTGGAGAAGCCAACCTTTCGAATAGAACTTGAAGCGAAG includes:
- the LOC104878216 gene encoding putative disease resistance RPP13-like protein 1 isoform X1 — translated: MADALLSASLQVLFERLASPELINFIRRRNLSDELLNELKRKLVVVLNVLDDAEVKQFSNPNVKEWLVHVKGAVYDAEDLLDEIATDALRCKMEAADSQTGGTLKAWKWNKFSACVKAPFAIKSMESRVRGTIDQLEKIAGEIVGLGLAEGGGEKRSPRPRSRMSTSLEDDSIVVGRDEIQKEMMEWLLSDNTTGGKMGVMSIVGMGGSGKTTLARLLYNDEGVKEHFDLKAWVYVSPEFLLIKLTKTILEEIRSPPTSADNLNLLQLQLKEKLSNKKFLLVLDDVWNLKPRDEGYMELSDREGWNILRTPLLAAAEGSKIVMTSRDQSVATTMRAVPTHHLGKLSSEDSWSLFKKHAFEDRDPNAYLELERIGRQIVDKCQGLPLAVKALGCLLYSKVEKREWDDVLKSEIWHPQSGSEILPSLILSYHHLSLPLKHCFAYCSIFPQDHQFYKEKLILLWMAEGLLHPQQNEGTRMEEIGESYFDELLAKSFFQKSIGRKGSCFVMHDLIHELAQHVSGDFCARVEDDVKLPKVSEKAHHFVYFKSDYTELVAFKNFEVMTRAKSLRTFLEVKLIGNLPWYYLSKRVLQDILPKMWCLRVLSLCAYAITDLPKSIGNLKHLRYLDLSFTMIKNLPESICCLCNLQTMMLRKCSKLDELPSKMGKLINLRYLDIDGCGSLREMSSHGIGRLKSLQRLTQFIVGQNDGLRIGELGELLEIRGKLCISNMENVVSVNDASRANMKDKSYLDELIFDWGDECTNGVTQSGATTHDILNKLQPHPNLKQLSITNYPGEGFPNWLGDPSVLNLVSLELRGCGNCSTLPPLGQLTQLKYLQISRMNGVECVGDEFYGNASFQFLETLSFEDMKNWEKWLCCGEFPRLQKLFIRKCPKLTGKLPEQLLSLVELQIRECPQLLMASLTVPAICQLRMMDFGKLQLQMAGCDFTALQTSEIEILDVSQWSQLPMAPHQLSIRECDYAESLLEEEISQTNIHDLKIYDCSFSRSLHKVGLPTTLKSLFISECSKLAFPLPELFRCHLPVLESLKIKHGVIDDSLSLSFSLGIFPKLTHFTIDGLKGLEKLSILVSEGDPTSLCSLSLDGCPDLESIELHALNLESCSIYRCSKLRSLAHRQSSVQKLNLGSCPELLFQREGLPSNLRNLGITDFTPQVEWGLQRLTSLTHFTIEGGCEDIELFPKECLLPSSLTSLEIESFPDLKSLDSGGLQQLTSLLKLKINHCPELQFSTGSVFQHLISLKRLEIYGCSRLQSLTEAGLQHLTSLEKLEIANCPMLQSLTKVGLQHLTSLKTLGINNCRMLQSLTEVGLQHLTSLESLWINNCPMLQSLTKVGLQHLTSLESLWINKCSMLQSLTKVGLQHLTSLKTLRIYDCSKLKYLTKERLPDSLSYLFIYKCPLLEKRCQFEKGEEWRYIAHIPNIEINGVLY
- the LOC104878216 gene encoding putative disease resistance RPP13-like protein 1 isoform X3 — encoded protein: MADALLSASLQVLFERLASPELINFIRRRNLSDELLNELKRKLVVVLNVLDDAEVKQFSNPNVKEWLVHVKGAVYDAEDLLDEIATDALRCKMEAADSQTGGTLKAWKWNKFSACVKAPFAIKSMESRVRGTIDQLEKIAGEIVGLGLAEGGGEKRSPRPRSRMSTSLEDDSIVVGRDEIQKEMMEWLLSDNTTGGKMGVMSIVGMGGSGKTTLARLLYNDEGVKEHFDLKAWVYVSPEFLLIKLTKTILEEIRSPPTSADNLNLLQLQLKEKLSNKKFLLVLDDVWNLKPRDEGYMELSDREGWNILRTPLLAAAEGSKIVMTSRDQSVATTMRAVPTHHLGKLSSEDSWSLFKKHAFEDRDPNAYLELERIGRQIVDKCQGLPLAVKALGCLLYSKVEKREWDDVLKSEIWHPQSGSEILPSLILSYHHLSLPLKHCFAYCSIFPQDHQFYKEKLILLWMAEGLLHPQQNEGTRMEEIVFMVSNQDEHRRFVMINKVSIMSMEETCKLAVIGRPCKMCSNQVDFCKRKWNMKKDRLFRFSL
- the LOC104878216 gene encoding putative disease resistance RPP13-like protein 1 isoform X4 yields the protein MADALLSASLQVLFERLASPELINFIRRRNLSDELLNELKRKLVVVLNVLDDAEVKQFSNPNVKEWLVHVKGAVYDAEDLLDEIATDALRCKMEAADSQTGGTLKAWKWNKFSACVKAPFAIKSMESRVRGTIDQLEKIAGEIVGLGLAEGGGEKRSPRPRSRMSTSLEDDSIVVGRDEIQKEMMEWLLSDNTTGGKMGVMSIVGMGGSGKTTLARLLYNDEGVKEHFDLKAWVYVSPEFLLIKLTKTILEEIRSPPTSADNLNLLQLQLKEKLSNKKFLLVLDDVWNLKPRDEGYMELSDREGWNILRTPLLAAAEGSKIVMTSRDQSVATTMRAVPTHHLGKLSSEDSWSLFKKHAFEDRDPNAYLELERIGRQIVDKCQGLPLAVKALGCLLYSKVEKREWDDVLKSEIWHPQSGSEILPSLILSYHHLSLPLKHCFAYCSIFPQDHQFYKEKLILLWMAEGLLHPQQNEGTRMEEIVFMVSNQDEHRRFVMINKVSIMSMEETCKQLAVIGRPCKMCSNQVDFCKSGI
- the LOC104878216 gene encoding putative disease resistance RPP13-like protein 1 isoform X2, which codes for MADALLSASLQVLFERLASPELINFIRRRNLSDELLNELKRKLVVVLNVLDDAEVKQFSNPNVKEWLVHVKGAVYDAEDLLDEIATDALRCKMEAADSQTGGTLKAWKWNKFSACVKAPFAIKSMESRVRGTIDQLEKIAGEIVGLGLAEGGGEKRSPRPRSRMSTSLEDDSIVVGRDEIQKEMMEWLLSDNTTGGKMGVMSIVGMGGSGKTTLARLLYNDEGVKEHFDLKAWVYVSPEFLLIKLTKTILEEIRSPPTSADNLNLLQLQLKEKLSNKKFLLVLDDVWNLKPRDEGYMELSDREGWNILRTPLLAAAEGSKIVMTSRDQSVATTMRAVPTHHLGKLSSEDSWSLFKKHAFEDRDPNAYLELERIGRQIVDKCQGLPLAVKALGCLLYSKVEKREWDDVLKSEIWHPQSGSEILPSLILSYHHLSLPLKHCFAYCSIFPQDHQFYKEKLILLWMAEGLLHPQQNEGTRMEEIVFMVSNQDEHRRFVMINKVSIMSMEETCKQLAVIGRPCKMCSNQVDFCKRKWNMKKDRLFRFSL
- the LOC104878216 gene encoding putative disease resistance RPP13-like protein 1 isoform X5, translating into MADALLSASLQVLFERLASPELINFIRRRNLSDELLNELKRKLVVVLNVLDDAEVKQFSNPNVKEWLVHVKGAVYDAEDLLDEIATDALRCKMEAADSQTGGTLKAWKWNKFSACVKAPFAIKSMESRVRGTIDQLEKIAGEIVGLGLAEGGGEKRSPRPRSRMSTSLEDDSIVVGRDEIQKEMMEWLLSDNTTGGKMGVMSIVGMGGSGKTTLARLLYNDEGVKEHFDLKAWVYVSPEFLLIKLTKTILEEIRSPPTSADNLNLLQLQLKEKLSNKKFLLVLDDVWNLKPRDEGYMELSDREGWNILRTPLLAAAEGSKIVMTSRDQSVATTMRAVPTHHLGKLSSEDSWSLFKKHAFEDRDPNAYLELERIGRQIVDKCQGLPLAVKALGCLLYSKVEKREWDDVLKSEIWHPQSGSEILPSLILSYHHLSLPLKHCFAYCSIFPQDHQFYKEKLILLWMAEGLLHPQQNEGTRMEEIVFMVSNQDEHRRFVMINKVSIMSMEETCKLAVIGRPCKMCSNQVDFCKSGI